The genomic stretch ACAATCATAAAAAAGATAGTGTAAGTATTGCTCATAGCTTTTTTAGGAATGGATGCGGACACGGCTAATGCTCCTTTTTCTAAAGTGCTTGGCGGCATAGTAGTCAAATAAAGGGGCAAAGACATTGCCCATTAAAATAGCTAGCATTACACCTTCAGGATAAGCCGGATTGATGACCCGGATGACTAAAGTTACCATGCCACAAAAAACTCCATATATCCATTTAGCAAGAGGAATAGACGGAGAAGAAACAGGATCAGTGGCCATAAAAACCAATCCAAAAGCAAGCCCTCCCAATAAAAGATGTTTATAAGCGGGAAAACCAAACTGGGCGGCTGTCCAAGCTCCTTGGCTAGGGAATAAATAGCTTGAACTGAGTTGAAATAAAAGAGCAGTCCCCAATGCGCCCAGCAACATTCCTAACATGGTTCGCCATGAACCAATGCCAGTCCATATAAGAAATAGAGCGCCTAAAAGGCAAGCTAAAGTGGAGGTCTCACCTAGGCAACCTAGTTTATTGCCTAGAAAAAAGCTCCAGTCGTGATTATTCCCCAGGCCATAATTTAAGGAAGAGAAGTGATAGGCATCTTCATAATATCCACTGGAAAGACCCAACCCTCCTTCAGCAAGAGGGCTGGTTACAAAGCTTTTTATCTGATCCATAGTAAGCTCGCCTAGCGTGGCATTTTGATGAGTAAGGGAATTCCATTGATCAAAGTGTGTACGGATGGTTTGGATAGTGCTTACATCTGTGCCTATAGCATGAGTAGCAATCGTATCGACATGAATACGTTTAATATCCTGAGGGACATTAAAAATAGCTAATTTCGTCGCTTGTGAATATCCATCAAAGGCTGTAGCCTGCCCTTCCTGATTCATTTTGAGCAGGCTTTCGCGTATGATAGTAGGATTAGAGCCTACCCATACGTCGCCACTCATTTTTCCAGGAAAGGTAAAAAAAAGAAACGCTCGGCATGCGAGTGCTGGATTAACAATATTCATGCCCGAGCCTCCAAAAATCTCTTTACCTAAGACTACACCGGCAGAAACGCCTACCGCTGCCATCCAATAAGGGATAGTGGGAGGAAGGATAAGCACATATAAAATACCTGTAACGAGAAACCCTTCTGAAATTTCATGTTTCCTTACGCAGGCAAAGAAAGCTTCCCAAAAGCCTCCCACTGCATAGGAAAGAAGTGTTAGAGGAAGAAAGATTTTAAGCCCCTCCATAATAATAGGGATATAGCGGCTATTGTATGTAGCAAAAGCCCAATATGCATGGAAATTTTTACTTGCCTCTAAATATTCATTCATTAATTTATAATCGCCGCTACTATAGACATATTTAAGTAAACCGGTGTTCCATATGGCCATCATAATACAGGGTAGCAGAGCAATAACTACAAGGATCATCCAGCGCTTCACGTCAATAGCATCTCGGATATGGGGAGCTCGCCTTGTATTCACAGCCGCTTCGTAAAGAAAAGTATCATTCGCATTAATTAAAGGATGCAGTTTATGAAGAGGCCTGCCTGGTTCAGCAAGCTTTTGGAGGGAACTGAGTAATCGTCTGAGCATATCTATTCCTTGTAAAAATTGGAGGGTACCAAAACTGCAAGAAAAAATTAAATGAAAAAATTTAAATTAACGAAAAGATGAGAAGAGAATGGCCTCGTTAAATTTTTTTGAATTTCAGTGGTAGAGTTTTTATCCATTATTTTTCTATTAAACAATAAAAAGCTAATTGCTCTTAAAGCCTTTGCTGGCATGTTATATTTTTAAAGATTATAATTTTTAGTTCATCTAAACCATGTAGGGTAAACAGCTAATAGATTTTTGATTGCCAAGCTTTTGATAAAATTGGTGGGCAGTTATGGATGATCTAACTTGTCGGATGCGATTGTGCGGTCGTCTGCAAAATCAATGATACGCGCAGATAGCTACCTTTTATGTGCTGCGTTTTTTAATTTGCATTTTTTATTCAGCGTCAAAAGGTTGAGTAACACTGCCCGCTGCGATCGCTTACTAAAATACTCTTCATCCAAGAGGTGAAAGCAATTCATCTAATGAAAGCCTGGTTGATTAGTTTGATTTAAAGAACATTTGTATTTTTGATGGATAGGGATAGTTAAAGCCTAACTACTGGCTCTAAAAGTAGCTAAAACGTTAACTTAAAAAAGTTTGAAAGGGATTGGGATTTTTTCATGTAAAAAGCGTGTTAAGAAGGATTGATTAACATGGCATCTAGGGACTTATGCTTTACACATACTTGCTGATAATTTATAATTTAACTTTTTTACTTTAATCCAGAGGCTAGGAAGAATAGCATGTGCAAGACGCTCTTTAAAAATACAAGAAATAAATTCTCCAATAAATGGGTAGGGGTGGTATTAATAAGTTTAGCGCTCTTTGGTTTAACACGCTTATATTTTAGAATGACCGATGATTTTCGATTATCTAATATTAATTATAATATGCCTTATCGCCAAGAATGGGAGGTTCCCTCTCTGCCTAAAGAAGAGCAACAGCAACTTAATAATATTTTGGATCAAAAATTTTACTATGTTGGAAAAGGGGCTCAGTCCTATGCCTTTAAGAGTGCAGACGATAAATATATCCTCAAGTTTTTTAAATTTAAGCATCTTAAACCTTCTGTTTTTATTTCTCTTATCCCTCCCATAGGTCCGCTGAAAGCTTACAAAGATAAGCAAAGAGAGCGCAAGCATAGACTGTTAAATAGCGTTTTTGATGGTTATCGCTTAGCGTATAACGTTCATGCTCATGAGGCTGGTCTGATTTATATCCATTTAAATAAGAGTATTAACTTACATAAAATTGTGACGATTAAAGATAAAATAGGAATAGAAAGACAGATTGACTTAGATCAGGTACCTTTTATTCTTCAAGAGAAGGCTAATACTACTCGCGCAGAAATGATAACCCTCCTGGGTGCTCACGATATGCCTGGGGTAAAAAAACGCATTCAACAGATCTTTGATCTTTATCTCTTAGAATATCACAAAGGCATTTACGATAGAGATCATGGTGTCATGCATAATACCGGCTTTGTACAAGATAGAGCTATACATTTAGATGTGGGTAAGCTTACAAAAGATGAACGCATGAAAAATTTTGCTTATAGTAAGCCAGATTTTTTGCAAGTGGTCCATAAGTTGAACGCATGGTTTAAATTAAACTATCCTGAATATCATTCTACTATAAATGTTTATATGGAGCAGCAAATGCAAAAAATGTTTGAGGAGCTTCCTGTAAGATAATGGCCAAGCTTGGCAATATTTTAGCTGCTTTTGTCGATTTTATTTATCCTTTAAAGTGCATGCATTGTGCGGATCCTATTTGCCATGGTAAAGGGGGCCTTTGCTTTAAGTGTGCTCTTCAACTGACTCTTATCGATATAGAAGAACGTTGTCCCTGCTGCTTTAGTATAGAGTATGAACCTGAACATCGTATTTGCTATCTTTGCTTTATGCAAACCCCTATTTTAAAAAAATATGCAGCAGCCTTTGATGATCAAAGTGTGGCAGCTTCTTTGATGAATAAGCTTCAGAATCAACCCTATCTTGCTCAAGGAGCAGCAGCTTACATGGTTTTACAGCTCTTAAACCTAAAATGGCCGTTACCCGATTTAATTGTACCTGTACCTTTAACCTTTACGCAGCGTATCTCACGAGGTTATAATGCCAGTCTTTTATTAGCAGAATCTCTAGGGGAGATAGTGAAACGCCCCGTGCAATCCCTTTTGCATAAAAGTTTATGGAATGAGGATGAGGAAGGAAAAACAAAGCAGCGAGAAAATTATTCAAATACCCATCCTTTCTTATTAAAAAAAGAGATTAATGTGCAAGATAAGGTGATTTTATTAGTTAAAGATAAGGTGAGGACGGGCCACACCATGAATTGCTGTGCAGAGGTTCTCGGTGAAGGTTTTCCTAAAGCTATTTATGGACTTTCTTTTTGTAAATCCATTTAATGCCTGATCAGTATAGTACCTTTATCTCCACCTTAGAGCTCTTTTTTATCTTCCAAAAAGCCCATCTTCTAGCTTATAGATCCTATCTAAAATAAGAACCTGCTTGTTCATATCTCCTTTAAGGAAAGTACATTTTACCTATTTGCTTATAAAGAGAGGGCATTAATGCTGTGTTCAGTGCTGTTGTGTTGTTTAAAAAACTATGTTTAGAGTTTCTCTAACAAAGAAATCACTTTTCCACCAAGGACGCCTTTAAGTGTCATACATATTTTTAGTTGCTTTTTGAGCAATATAGGTGAAGGAGACAAAATCCCCCAGAAAATATCAGAAATAAACTCCTTAGCCGTTAAGCTTGGAAATAGCGGAATATAGAACGCTGTTGGAAGATTTTTCCTTAGCTTTAGCAGAGAAATAGGCCTTTAGATCCTACGCATCTATAGTAAACCAAAAGCTCTCTATATTTTTAAAACTTTTTAAGCCTATCAATTTATCCTTTTAACGTTATAGGCGAGGAAGGCAGGTACCTTTTCAGCTACAGCCTAAAACGTTGCTTTAATTCCTCTGGTATGTTTTCCAGCGGATTTCCGTCTAACTTAAGATCTAAATACTCAGGGAGCAGTGCTGTTTCTGCAGGAAGGGAGGTAAGCTGGTTGCTGTTTAAGTCAAGCTCTTGCAGCTGGGATAGCTGTCCTATCCACGCAGGAAAGCTTGCTAGCTGGTTTTTGCTTAAGCAAAGCCATTCCAGGCAAGAAAGCCGCCTAATTTCAGTAGGAAGAGAGGTAAGCTGGTTATTGTTTAAGTCAAGCTCTTGCAGTTGAGAAAGATAGCCTATCTTTGCATGAAGAGAGGTAAGCTGGTTGCTTTTTAAGTAGAGCTTTTGCAGGCGAGATAATTGCCCAATTTCTTCAGGAAGAGAGGTAAGCTGGTTGCTGCTTAAGTCAAGTTTTTCCAGATCCGATAGCTGTCCTATCTCTGCAGGGAGGAGGGTAAGCCGGTTGCTTCCTAATGTAAGCCTTTGCAGCTGGGATAACTGCCCTATTTCTGCAGGAAGGGAGGTAAGCTGGTTGTGGTGTAAGGGAATCTTTAGGAGCCAAGATAATTGACCTATTTCTGCAGGAAGAGAGGTAAGCTAATTATTGTTTAAGTGAAGCTCTCGTAGCTGGGATAATTGCCCTATCTCAGAAGGAAGGGAGGTAAGCTGGTTGTTGCTTAAATCAAACTTTCGCAGCTGAGAAAGTTGCCTTATTTCTTTAGGAAGGGAAGTAAGCCGATTATTGTTTAAGTGAATCTGTTGTAGCTGGGATAACTGCCCTATTTCTGCAAGAAGGGAGGTAAGCTGGTTCCTGTCTAAGTCAAGCACTTGCAGCTGGGATAGCTGCCCTATCTCAAAAGGAAGGGAAGTAAGCTGATTATTGCTTAATTGAATCTCTTGTAGCTGGGATAACTGCCCTATTTCTGCAGGAAGGGAGGTAAGCTGGTTGCTGTCTAAGTCAAGCACTTGCAGCTGGGATAGCTGCCCTATCTCAAAAGGAAGGGAAGTAAGCTGATTATTGTTTAAGCCAAGCTCTAGCATTGGAGACAGCTGCCCCATCTCTGCCGGAAGGAAAGTAAGCTGATTATTGTTTAAGTAAAGCCTTTGCAGCTGAAATAACTGCCCTATCTCTGCGGGAAGGGATGTAAGCTGATTATTGTTTAAGTAAAGCCTTTGCAGCTGGGATAACTGCCCTATTTCTGCAGGAAGGGATGTAAGCTGATCATTGTTTAAGTGGAGTTCTTGTAGCTGGGATAACTGCCCTATCTCTGCGGGAAGGGAGGTAAGCTGGTTGTGGTGTAAGTGAATCTTTAGGAGCCTAGATAATTGGCCTATTTCTGCAGGAAGGGAGGTAAGCTGGTTGTGGTGTAAGTGAATCTTTAGGAGCCTAGATAATTGGCCTATTTCTGCAGGAAGGGATGTAAGCTGATTATCGTTTAAGTGAAGCTCTTGTAGCTGGGATAACTCCCCTATTTCTGCGGGAAGGGAGGTAAGCTGGTTATTGTCTAAGTCAAGCACTTGCAGCCGGGATAATTGCCCTATCTCAAAAGGAAGAGATGTAAGCTGATTATCGTTTAAGTAAAGCCTTTGCAGCTGGGATAACTGCCCTATTTCTGCAGGAAGGGAGGTAAGCTGGTTGTGGTGTAAGGGAATCTTTAGGAGCCGAGATAATTGACCTATTTCTGCAGGAAGAGAGGTAAGCTGATTATTGTTTAAGTGAAGCTCTCGTAGCTGGGATAATTGCCCTATCTCAGAAGGAAGGGATGTAAGCTGATTATTGTTTAAGTAAAGCCTTTGCAGCTGGGATAACTGCCCTATTTCTGCAGGAAGGAATGTGAGTTGGTTGCTGTTTAAGTTAAGCTCTTGCAGCTGGGCAAGTCGCCCTATTTCTGGAGGTAAAAAGGTCAACCCAATGCTTCTTAAGCTTAAATTCGTAATATTTTGGTCATATCTTTCAATCCACCCTCTGAGAAGTTCTCCTTTTTTTTGTAAAGGCAAATATTTAATTTTCTCTCGATCCAAGTATTCTCTTCCATTAGGTAATGCTTTCCACATTAACAGGCGATTGATGTTCAGCAAATAAGAGGAGTAATTAGGCAGAGTAAAATATTTTTCTTCCTCAGTTACCCATTTAAATTCTAACTCTGCAGGAGAAATCGAGCTAGCTAAAGCGAAGATTTGCCTAAAAATTGCATTTACCTTTGCTGTTTCAGAAAGTCTATCTCCTAGCTTATAAATCCTATCTAAGATAAGAGCCTGCTTGTTAACATCTCCTTGTGGAACATGTACTTTACCTATTTGCTTATAAAGCCAGGGCATGACTTCATTAGCTAGGAGGTGGTGCCATCTTACACATACACTAAATAAGGAAAGGTTAGCACAATCTTTTAAAATAGGGACTAGTATTTCATTAGGTAAATGTTCAATGGTAGTAGAAGAGCTAGGATTCATTGAATGGCGCCTTTAAGTGTTATACATGTTTTTTAAGCAAAATAGGGGAAAGACTCAAAATGTACAAGAAAATATTAGAGAGAAACTCCTTAAGCCGTTAAGCTTGGAAATAGGGGAATATGGCTCACATTCCGCAGGTTGCAGCAATTCCCGAATATTATTTTTATTTATACTGAAAATTGCCTTAAATTTTTTTAGAAAAGGCTAATCTTGTTCTTTTTAAAGCAAAGAAAGTGAGAACATAAACGAGGGAAAAGTAGCCCGGGTCTTGCTTACCTTAAAATTGGTTTTGCAATGAGTGGCAAAATTACCCAAGGGATGATGATAGTCAGGTAGTCTCTTCAGACCCCAGGGTGATTATGATCACAGGAAAAGTGTTAAGTTAATAAAAATTAATGAGTTGGATTTTACCTTAGGCCCTATACACGAAAGCATAAAAGAATTAATCCTTAATTTAAACCCTAACATAAGAGGTGTTTTACTGGTTTTAGGCCTCCTTGGCAGAGATTAGATTACGAGAAAAATTAACTTGTAGAATGCAGGATATAAAAACGCTGTTAGAAAATTTTTTCTCCTTTAGCAAATAAAAACTTTAGAAGATGATGTCTATTGATAGGTCGGAAAATTTTCTATATCTTTACAGCTCTCTGCCCATAGTAATCATTTTTTTAGCTCATTAGGTAATTATGATGCAAAATTTTTGATTAAAGATTAAAGCGCTGCTTTATTTCATTTGAAATGGATTTTAGGGGATTTTTTTTTAAATTGAAATTTACTCCTTCAGGTAACTGTCCTAGCTCGGTAGGAAGGGTATTAATTTGGTTGCTGATTGCGCTAAGATCTTCTAGATAAGAAAGCTGCTTTAGCTCTGCAGGAAGAGAGGAAAGCTGGTTGTGGTCTACGTTAATTATTTCCAGCTGAGAGAGTTGCCCTATCTCAGTAGGAAGGGAGACAAGCTGGTTGTGGTCTAAGCTAATTATTTCTAGCTGAGAAAGTTGCTTTATTTCTGCAGGAAGGGAGGTAAGTTGGTTACTTTGCAAAAAAAGCCACTTAAGCTGAACTAGATGAATTATCTCTAAGGGAAAAACAGTAAACTGGTTGCTGCTTAAGTCCAAGTCTTGCAGATAAGCTATCTGTTTTATCTCCGAAGGAAGGGAGGTTAAATAGTTATCGTTTATGTTAAGCTCAATCAGCTTGAATAGCTGGCCTATCTCAGCGGGAAGGGTTGTTAGCTGGTTGCTGTTTAAGGTAAGTTGTTGCAGTTGGGATAGCTGTCCTATTTCTTTTGGAAGAAATGTTAGCTTATTATTTTCTAGGTTAAGATGTTTTAGCTTGGATAAGTGCTGTATTTCTGGAGGTAAAAATGTCAGGCCACTTCTTGTTATCCCTAGGCTAGTAATATTTTTGCCAAACCTTTCTATCCACTTTTTAAAAAGCTCCCCTTTTTTTTCTAAAGGCAAATATTTGATTTTCTCTTGATCTAAGTACTCCCTTCCACCAGGTAGAGCTTTCCACATTAACAGGCGATTGATATTCAGCAGATAAGAGGAGTAATTAGCCAGAGTAAAATATCTTTTTTCCTCAGTTACCCATTTAAATTCTAATTCTAAAGGTGAAAGAGAGCTAGCTAGAGCAAAGGTTTGCTTAAAGATTGCATTTACTTTAGCAATTATAGAAAGCCCCATTTTTAGCCTATAAATTTTGTCTAAAATGAGAGCCTGCTTGCTAGCATCTCCTTGAGGGACATGTACTTTACCTATTTGCTTATAAAGAGAAGGCATAACTTCGGTAGCCAGCAGATGATGCCATCTTGTACAAACGATAGACAGGGCTGGTGAGGTACAATACTTTAAAATAGGGACTAGTATCTCATTAGGTAGGCATTCAATCGTGGTAGAAGAGCTAGGATTCAATTTTACGACCTCTTTAAGATTTATCCATATTTTTAGCCCTGTTAGTGCTAAGTTCTAAAAGGAGTAAATAAAAGATATAAGATATAAGAAAATGCTACAACTATACTTTTAACCTTTA from Neochlamydia sp. AcF84 encodes the following:
- a CDS encoding Na(+)-transporting NADH-quinone reductase subunit B, with product MLRRLLSSLQKLAEPGRPLHKLHPLINANDTFLYEAAVNTRRAPHIRDAIDVKRWMILVVIALLPCIMMAIWNTGLLKYVYSSGDYKLMNEYLEASKNFHAYWAFATYNSRYIPIIMEGLKIFLPLTLLSYAVGGFWEAFFACVRKHEISEGFLVTGILYVLILPPTIPYWMAAVGVSAGVVLGKEIFGGSGMNIVNPALACRAFLFFTFPGKMSGDVWVGSNPTIIRESLLKMNQEGQATAFDGYSQATKLAIFNVPQDIKRIHVDTIATHAIGTDVSTIQTIRTHFDQWNSLTHQNATLGELTMDQIKSFVTSPLAEGGLGLSSGYYEDAYHFSSLNYGLGNNHDWSFFLGNKLGCLGETSTLACLLGALFLIWTGIGSWRTMLGMLLGALGTALLFQLSSSYLFPSQGAWTAAQFGFPAYKHLLLGGLAFGLVFMATDPVSSPSIPLAKWIYGVFCGMVTLVIRVINPAYPEGVMLAILMGNVFAPLFDYYAAKHFRKRSISRVRIHS
- a CDS encoding ComF family protein, with the translated sequence MAKLGNILAAFVDFIYPLKCMHCADPICHGKGGLCFKCALQLTLIDIEERCPCCFSIEYEPEHRICYLCFMQTPILKKYAAAFDDQSVAASLMNKLQNQPYLAQGAAAYMVLQLLNLKWPLPDLIVPVPLTFTQRISRGYNASLLLAESLGEIVKRPVQSLLHKSLWNEDEEGKTKQRENYSNTHPFLLKKEINVQDKVILLVKDKVRTGHTMNCCAEVLGEGFPKAIYGLSFCKSI
- a CDS encoding leucine-rich repeat domain-containing protein; translation: MNPSSSTTIEHLPNEILVPILKDCANLSLFSVCVRWHHLLANEVMPWLYKQIGKVHVPQGDVNKQALILDRIYKLGDRLSETAKVNAIFRQIFALASSISPAELEFKWVTEEEKYFTLPNYSSYLLNINRLLMWKALPNGREYLDREKIKYLPLQKKGELLRGWIERYDQNITNLSLRSIGLTFLPPEIGRLAQLQELNLNSNQLTFLPAEIGQLSQLQRLYLNNNQLTSLPSEIGQLSQLRELHLNNNQLTSLPAEIGQLSRLLKIPLHHNQLTSLPAEIGQLSQLQRLYLNDNQLTSLPFEIGQLSRLQVLDLDNNQLTSLPAEIGELSQLQELHLNDNQLTSLPAEIGQLSRLLKIHLHHNQLTSLPAEIGQLSRLLKIHLHHNQLTSLPAEIGQLSQLQELHLNNDQLTSLPAEIGQLSQLQRLYLNNNQLTSLPAEIGQLFQLQRLYLNNNQLTFLPAEMGQLSPMLELGLNNNQLTSLPFEIGQLSQLQVLDLDSNQLTSLPAEIGQLSQLQEIQLSNNQLTSLPFEIGQLSQLQVLDLDRNQLTSLLAEIGQLSQLQQIHLNNNRLTSLPKEIRQLSQLRKFDLSNNQLTSLPSEIGQLSQLRELHLNNN
- a CDS encoding leucine-rich repeat domain-containing protein; translated protein: MNPSSSTTIECLPNEILVPILKYCTSPALSIVCTRWHHLLATEVMPSLYKQIGKVHVPQGDASKQALILDKIYRLKMGLSIIAKVNAIFKQTFALASSLSPLELEFKWVTEEKRYFTLANYSSYLLNINRLLMWKALPGGREYLDQEKIKYLPLEKKGELFKKWIERFGKNITSLGITRSGLTFLPPEIQHLSKLKHLNLENNKLTFLPKEIGQLSQLQQLTLNSNQLTTLPAEIGQLFKLIELNINDNYLTSLPSEIKQIAYLQDLDLSSNQFTVFPLEIIHLVQLKWLFLQSNQLTSLPAEIKQLSQLEIISLDHNQLVSLPTEIGQLSQLEIINVDHNQLSSLPAELKQLSYLEDLSAISNQINTLPTELGQLPEGVNFNLKKNPLKSISNEIKQRFNL